One window of Dehalococcoidia bacterium genomic DNA carries:
- a CDS encoding thiamine pyrophosphate-dependent dehydrogenase E1 component subunit alpha — protein sequence MGPIEVAGDERVANVDAKTFRDTASPLGLLADEDLLEMYRQMVLVRTLDERIWMLNRQGKAAIVASSQGHEAGQIGSVRALQPGNDQFYIYYRDLAVMLTLGMTPIEIMSGFLAKAGEPLSGARQFPTHGAYPELGLVNLSNVVGTQIPQAVGAALSIKMRGEDKVVITYFGDGASSVGDCHEAMNFAAVHKLPVIFFCENNKYAISVPLSKQMAVDSIASRAEGYGMPGIEVDGCDIVAVFEATSQAARRARSGQGPSLIEAHVERYLPHTSDDDDSRYRASAEIEEARKRDPLVVLSAQLREIGVLADDLDSEVRAEARRIVNGATDAVEAAPYPEVDDFGEHVYAS from the coding sequence TCTGCTGGAAATGTACCGGCAGATGGTACTAGTCCGAACGCTGGACGAGCGCATCTGGATGCTGAACCGACAGGGCAAGGCCGCCATAGTCGCCTCGTCACAGGGGCACGAGGCGGGACAGATCGGCAGCGTCAGAGCGTTACAGCCTGGCAATGATCAGTTCTACATATACTATCGCGACCTCGCCGTCATGCTGACGCTCGGGATGACTCCCATTGAAATTATGTCCGGCTTTCTTGCCAAGGCAGGCGAGCCACTCAGCGGCGCCAGGCAGTTTCCAACTCACGGGGCATATCCTGAATTGGGCTTGGTTAACCTCTCCAACGTCGTTGGTACTCAGATACCGCAGGCTGTCGGCGCGGCACTATCGATAAAAATGCGGGGTGAAGACAAGGTCGTTATCACGTACTTCGGAGATGGCGCATCGAGCGTTGGAGACTGCCACGAGGCCATGAACTTTGCGGCTGTGCACAAGTTGCCCGTCATTTTCTTCTGTGAGAACAACAAATACGCGATCTCCGTGCCGCTTTCAAAGCAGATGGCAGTGGACAGTATCGCGTCACGCGCCGAAGGATACGGGATGCCCGGAATAGAAGTGGACGGCTGCGACATCGTCGCCGTGTTCGAGGCGACATCGCAGGCTGCCAGGCGTGCGCGGTCAGGACAGGGTCCAAGCCTCATCGAGGCGCACGTCGAGAGATACCTACCCCACACTTCCGATGACGACGATTCAAGGTACAGGGCATCCGCCGAGATCGAAGAAGCAAGGAAGCGCGATCCCCTAGTAGTGCTCTCAGCGCAGTTGCGCGAGATCGGCGTCCTGGCCGATGACCTCGACAGTGAGGTCAGGGCCGAGGCTCGCAGAATTGTCAACGGGGCCACGGACGCGGTTGAAGCTGCGCCTTACCCCGAGGTGGATGACTTCGGTGAGCACGTCTATGCGTCATAG